GTCCGTTAGGGGAAACCCATTCTAAATGCTCACAAATTGTATATGCTATCTCTTTACGGCTAAGTAACGAAAACATCCGCACAGTTTCTCGGATGTCCTCCAGTTCCTGTAAGGTAAACTCACGTCCACATAGCAGGACTGGCTCTGATTTGAATATGTGATTCATAGCGGAACCCCCTAAATACATTTGCCCACACTATTATCTCATATCCTGAAAATACTGTCCAGCCCCTTTTTGCGATAAAATTTTTCTCACAAGTACCAAAAACTCCCGACTATCCTGGATAATTAAAATCATGCGTCAGGCCTGGCCGGGCTTTGCCAGTACTTAACATGCTTGAGAAAAGGGCTTAAGCCTGCCGAAGGTCCAAATTCATTTTTTTTGCGTCACCCCATAGCCGCTCCAGGTTGTAAAAAAGCCGGTCTTCATGCTGAAAAACATGGACCACAAGGTGGCCATAATCCAACAGGACCCAGCGGCCTTCCCGGAATCCTTCCCGGCGCAGGTATTTTTGTCCCTGGGATTCAAGTACCTCGGAAATGTTTTCGGCAATAGACTGAACATGGACAGTGGACCTGCCGCTGCAGATTAAAAAATAGTCGGCAATCAAAGTAATCCCTCTCAGGTCGAGCACAATGATGTCCAAGGCTTTTTTATCCAGGGCTGCATCATAACTTAATGATAATAGCCGGTCTTTTTCTCCCAATTCATCCCCTCCCCCTTAATTCT
This region of Syntrophomonadaceae bacterium genomic DNA includes:
- the rsfS gene encoding ribosome silencing factor — its product is MGEKDRLLSLSYDAALDKKALDIIVLDLRGITLIADYFLICSGRSTVHVQSIAENISEVLESQGQKYLRREGFREGRWVLLDYGHLVVHVFQHEDRLFYNLERLWGDAKKMNLDLRQA